The Terriglobales bacterium genome includes a region encoding these proteins:
- a CDS encoding polymer-forming cytoskeletal protein, whose product MEAPKTPENFRADVAHIGKSVVVKGELSGSEDLYLDGEVEGSIELRDHHLTVGPHGRVKANIHAKDVVVHGKVEGQVHGTERVELKKSAVLAGDIITQRIVIEDGAYFKGAIDIQKEQPAKATTATRRESATAAPSTSVSYSVPSANAASSGGPGLSAPGVGGPQATLKGPAKE is encoded by the coding sequence ATGGAAGCACCGAAGACTCCGGAGAATTTTCGAGCCGATGTTGCGCATATCGGAAAGTCCGTTGTGGTAAAAGGCGAGCTTTCCGGCAGCGAAGACCTGTATCTGGATGGGGAAGTGGAAGGCAGCATCGAGCTGCGCGACCACCATCTGACCGTGGGCCCACACGGCCGCGTGAAGGCCAACATCCATGCCAAGGATGTGGTCGTGCACGGCAAGGTGGAAGGACAAGTGCACGGCACCGAGCGCGTGGAACTGAAGAAATCGGCTGTGCTGGCGGGCGACATCATCACGCAGCGGATCGTGATTGAGGATGGCGCCTACTTCAAGGGAGCCATCGACATCCAGAAAGAACAGCCCGCCAAAGCCACGACCGCCACCCGGCGGGAGAGTGCCACGGCGGCTCCGAGCACGTCGGTGTCCTACAGCGTGCCCAGCGCCAACGCCGCATCCTCGGGCGGCCCGGGACTTTCCGCACCGGGCGTCGGCGGCCCGCAGGCGACGCTGAAAGGTCCCGCCAAGGAGTAA